Genomic DNA from Hordeum vulgare subsp. vulgare chromosome 2H, MorexV3_pseudomolecules_assembly, whole genome shotgun sequence:
tcatatgagCGTGCGCATACGTGTGCTCTGCTACCCTTGCTGTCAAGTGTCTGTGGTCACCTCTCATTTCAGCCTTGCACGAGTGCGCCTACCCAGCAGCGATGATGCTTCTCTAGATCTCTAGCTATCTATAAAGATCCTCTTCGCCTTCTTGTTTGGTCCACACGCCTACAACACATATACATGATCGGTCGATCGGTGGACCAGCTATCACAATTGTTGGCCCTCTCTGAAGATCGTCTGTGCCTCACCACATGCATCTACTAGTAGTAAGTTGAAAAGGTTGTGCGTTTGATTTCAGTTTAGAAGGCATCGAGCTCGCTTGCTAAGGTAGATGCTAGCAATGGAGCAGCAGCACCATGAGCAGGAGGAGTCGTGTGTTCCCCCGGGATTCAGGTTCCACCCAACAGAGGAGGAGCTGGTGGGTTATTACCTAGCCAGAAAGGTGGCGGCCCAGAAGATCGACCTCGACATCATCCAGGAGGTCGACCTCTACAGGATCGAGCCATGGGACCTCCAAGGTACGATCAAATTTATATCAATCTTTGCAGTTTCGTTTTGGAAGTTTTAATTTATTACGTGTATACATAGTGTTTTGGTGCTTCAAGTTGAGAATTAACAATGGTGGACGGTGCAGAGAggtgcggcggcggcaggggaggaCGAGGAGCGCGTCAGGTGCCGGAGGACGACCAGACATCTTCTGAGTGGTACTTCTTCAGCTTCAAGGACCGCAAGTACCCGAGCGGCACGCGCACCAACCGCGCCACAGCGGCCGGGTTCTGGAAGGCCACCGGCAGGGACAAGCCGGTGACGTCCTCGAGGAGCCGCGGCGTGATCGGCATGAGGAAGACGCTGGTGTTCTACAGGGGCCGTGCACCCAGCGGTCAGAAGACCGACTGGATCATCCACGAGTACCGCCTCCAGACAAACGAGCACGCGCCTACACAGGTAATCAATTCTTCActtcttcatcctccttctccttcttgctgAGAATTCGTCGTTGATGATCATGATCATGGTTATGATGTTGCAGGAGGAAGGTTGGGTGGTGTGCCGGGCGTTCCAGAAGCCAACCCCGAACCAGAGGTCGTCCTACATCTTCCCGGCATACGCCGCCGCACCGGGGCTCGGCGGCTACTACGACACCCGGCCGTGGCTGCACGGCCAAGGCGGCGACCTCCATTACCTGCAGACCGCCGCTGGTGCTGCCGGAGCCGGCACCCTCGGCTTTCCCGGCCAGGGCATCCAGTACTCTGACGACGTGCTGGAGTCCAAGCAGAGTCTGTTGGGCAGCATCCCGCAGCTGATCGAGAGCCCGCCCACGATCTCCACCACCGTCGCTGGTTGCGGCGACGCCGGCTATGACATGGTCCAGCAGGGACAGGCGGCAGCCAGCATCGACTGGAACTTCCTGGACAGCCTGCTATCCACGTCGCAGCTCCATGAATACTCTGCTACGGCTGCGTCACACCTGCATCTGCAGCAGTGAACTAGTGTTAGCAGAGCTCCATGTATTCAGGAGCATCAATTTTATCGTATAATACATGATTTGCTTATAGTTAGTGCCATTCAGTACAGATTAGTAGAATGACGTCCATGCGATTCTGTTGCACTTCGAGACTTGGTTGACATACACTTGTATCTACCCCCTACTAGCTTAGCTAGACTACAATGTTTCACTTACTTAATCCATGTGTTTTATGTTGAAAATAAGTTTCAGTTTCAGCTGTTAGTTCGTCAGGGTTTTAGGTGTCGAAAGTTCAGTTTCGTCAGAGTTGTCTTTCTGTCAGATGTTGGCGCGACTTGTGCGCCACATCGCGAGTCCTTAGGAGAGCCGTGGGCTCGATCCaagtcgtgggatggcacgacttAGTCGGGATCGTGGCTATAGTCACGGCACGTCTGTTATTCCTGCACAATAAGAGGAAGAAAAGCACCAGGAAAGCAGTGAGTTGAACGCTGCGCAAAAACCTCTCGAGTTCATCAGTAGTTCATCTTCTTCCTAACTCGAATCCACCTTCGTTTTGATCACGAGTGAGTAGAGGTTTAGCtgacaattggcatcagagcttTGTTTTGATCCATACCTGTCGGAGGGATGCCGAAGATTGGAGAAGGCGACGCGTCGAAGAAGGCCGCCGACGGCGCTGACGACACGCCGCCCAAATCCACTCTGTCCCTCCCGTGCTCCGGGCGCGAtctcggcggcggctcgggcacggcgtGGCCCACGCTGACGAGGACCAACTACAACTCGTGGTCGCTGCTGATGAAGGTGATCCT
This window encodes:
- the LOC123428540 gene encoding NAC domain-containing protein 30-like; translation: MLAMEQQHHEQEESCVPPGFRFHPTEEELVGYYLARKVAAQKIDLDIIQEVDLYRIEPWDLQERCGGGRGGRGARQVPEDDQTSSEWYFFSFKDRKYPSGTRTNRATAAGFWKATGRDKPVTSSRSRGVIGMRKTLVFYRGRAPSGQKTDWIIHEYRLQTNEHAPTQEEGWVVCRAFQKPTPNQRSSYIFPAYAAAPGLGGYYDTRPWLHGQGGDLHYLQTAAGAAGAGTLGFPGQGIQYSDDVLESKQSLLGSIPQLIESPPTISTTVAGCGDAGYDMVQQGQAAASIDWNFLDSLLSTSQLHEYSATAASHLHLQQ